The following are from one region of the Bacillus methanolicus MGA3 genome:
- the hutU gene encoding urocanate hydratase, protein MTFNKIRRVIENYAGSKLHTKGWIQEAALRMLFNNLNPDVAERPEDLVVYGGIGKAARNWECFDAIVETLKNLENDETLLVQSGKPVAVFKTHADAPRVLIANSNLVPAWANWDHFHELDKKGLMMYGQMTAGSWIYIGTQGIVQGTYETFAECARQHFNGTLEGTITVTAGLGGMGGAQPLAVSLNGGVSINIEVDKSRIQRRRDTKYLDIMTDNLNEAINLAMEAKRNKIGLSIGLLGNAPEVLNAMLAKGFIPDVLTDQTSSHDSINGYIPMGMSLEEAKEVRTKDPKGYEAKSKASIAEHVRAMLKMQELGAITFDYGNNIRQVAKDEGVENAFNFPGFVPAYIRPQFCEGKGPFRWVALSGDPEDIYRTDEVILREFSYNTHLCNWIKMAQKRITFQGLPARICWLGYGERAKFGKIINDMVARGELKASIVIGRDHLDSGSVASPNRETEAMKDGSDAVADWPILNALVNAVGGASWVSVHHGGGVGMGYSLHAGMVIVADGSKEAEKRLERVLTTDPGMGIVRHVDAGYKLAIQKAKEKGLNIPMLK, encoded by the coding sequence ATGACTTTCAATAAAATAAGAAGAGTCATTGAAAATTATGCAGGTTCGAAACTCCATACAAAGGGATGGATTCAGGAAGCGGCATTGCGAATGCTGTTTAATAACTTGAATCCTGATGTGGCAGAGCGTCCGGAAGATCTTGTTGTTTATGGTGGCATAGGAAAAGCCGCCCGCAACTGGGAATGCTTTGACGCGATAGTTGAAACATTAAAAAATCTTGAAAACGATGAAACGTTGCTCGTTCAGTCAGGTAAACCGGTTGCCGTGTTCAAAACACACGCTGATGCCCCAAGAGTTTTGATTGCCAACTCGAATCTCGTGCCGGCATGGGCAAACTGGGATCATTTTCACGAGCTTGATAAAAAAGGGTTAATGATGTACGGGCAAATGACCGCGGGAAGCTGGATTTACATCGGCACTCAAGGCATTGTGCAAGGAACATATGAAACATTTGCAGAGTGTGCCCGCCAGCATTTCAACGGCACTCTTGAAGGAACGATTACGGTAACTGCTGGTCTTGGCGGAATGGGAGGCGCTCAGCCTCTTGCAGTGTCACTTAATGGTGGTGTCAGCATCAACATCGAAGTTGACAAAAGTCGCATTCAGCGTCGCCGTGATACAAAATACCTTGATATAATGACGGATAACCTGAATGAAGCGATTAACTTAGCGATGGAAGCGAAGCGCAATAAAATAGGACTTTCGATTGGGCTTCTTGGCAATGCACCGGAAGTGTTAAACGCTATGCTTGCAAAAGGATTTATCCCTGATGTGTTAACAGACCAAACGTCTTCTCACGACTCAATCAACGGTTATATACCGATGGGCATGAGCCTGGAAGAAGCGAAAGAGGTCCGCACGAAAGATCCAAAAGGATATGAAGCAAAATCAAAGGCAAGTATTGCCGAACATGTCCGTGCGATGCTGAAAATGCAGGAGCTAGGAGCCATTACGTTTGATTATGGCAACAACATCCGCCAAGTGGCGAAAGACGAAGGCGTAGAAAACGCGTTTAACTTCCCTGGCTTCGTACCGGCTTACATTCGACCGCAATTTTGTGAAGGAAAAGGACCGTTCCGCTGGGTAGCACTTTCCGGTGATCCAGAGGACATTTACAGAACAGATGAAGTCATTTTACGCGAGTTCAGTTACAATACCCATCTTTGCAACTGGATTAAAATGGCGCAGAAGCGAATTACGTTTCAAGGGCTTCCAGCTCGCATTTGCTGGTTAGGCTACGGAGAACGGGCGAAATTTGGAAAAATCATAAACGATATGGTAGCCCGTGGGGAATTGAAGGCGTCGATCGTTATTGGCCGCGATCATTTAGATTCCGGCTCTGTTGCTTCTCCAAACCGTGAAACAGAAGCAATGAAAGACGGTAGTGATGCTGTTGCAGACTGGCCAATCTTGAATGCTCTTGTTAACGCGGTAGGCGGGGCAAGCTGGGTATCCGTTCATCATGGCGGCGGAGTAGGGATGGGGTATTCGCTTCATGCCGGCATGGTCATTGTCGCTGACGGATCGAAGGAAGCAGAAAAACGCCTTGAGCGGGTTCTTACAACAGATCCCGGAATGGGGATCGTTCGTCATGTCGATGCCGGTTATAAGCTTGCGATTCAAAAAGCAAAAGAAAAAGGCCTCAACATTCCAATGCTAAAGTAG
- the hutI gene encoding imidazolonepropionase — protein MNKKPLLIRNASQMVTLAGSSDAPLTGKQMEQLQIIENGSVWLEDGVIQFVGKDEEVAQIYKDRLNEAEIIDATGKLVTPGLVDPHTHLVFAGSRENEFNMRLEGATYMEIMNNGGGIHATTSATRKATHQTLFEESKKRLDQFLLHGVTTVEAKSGYGLSLEHEIKQLEVARKLHEQHPVDIVQTFMGAHAVPFEYKENPDEFVDYIIHDMIPEVARRKLAEFNDVFCERGVFTPDQSKRILESGLQHGLLPKIHADEIEPYEGAELAAEIGAVSAEHLLKASDKGIAALAEKGVIAVLLPGTAFFLMAESANARKMIDAGVPVALSTDCNPGSSPTVSMPLIMNLGCLKMGMTPAEVLTAATINAAHAINRGKEIGSIEKDKKADIVIFDVPNYMVLQYRYGINHVHTVIKSGEVVVDGGRLVCANTRIHS, from the coding sequence ATGAACAAGAAACCATTATTGATTCGGAATGCAAGCCAAATGGTGACACTTGCAGGAAGCAGTGATGCTCCTCTGACCGGCAAACAGATGGAACAACTCCAAATTATAGAAAACGGAAGTGTTTGGCTCGAAGATGGTGTAATCCAGTTTGTCGGAAAAGACGAAGAAGTGGCTCAAATCTATAAGGATCGTTTAAATGAAGCAGAAATTATCGATGCAACTGGTAAGCTTGTTACTCCGGGTTTAGTTGATCCACATACCCATTTAGTTTTTGCGGGTAGCCGGGAAAACGAATTTAATATGCGTCTGGAAGGCGCCACCTATATGGAAATTATGAATAACGGCGGCGGGATCCATGCAACGACTTCTGCAACAAGGAAAGCAACCCACCAAACACTTTTTGAAGAAAGCAAAAAACGTCTCGACCAATTCTTGTTGCATGGTGTTACGACAGTTGAAGCAAAAAGCGGATACGGTCTTTCACTCGAACATGAAATCAAGCAGTTGGAAGTGGCGAGAAAGCTTCATGAGCAACATCCGGTTGATATCGTTCAGACGTTCATGGGGGCACATGCGGTTCCTTTTGAATATAAGGAAAACCCGGATGAGTTTGTAGACTATATCATTCATGACATGATTCCTGAAGTGGCACGTCGCAAGCTTGCAGAATTTAATGATGTTTTTTGTGAACGAGGAGTTTTTACACCTGATCAGTCAAAACGCATTCTTGAATCCGGACTTCAACACGGGCTCCTTCCAAAAATCCATGCAGATGAAATTGAGCCATATGAAGGTGCAGAATTAGCGGCAGAAATTGGTGCTGTATCGGCTGAACACCTATTAAAAGCATCGGATAAGGGAATCGCAGCGCTTGCGGAAAAAGGTGTTATTGCCGTTCTTTTACCGGGCACGGCATTTTTCTTGATGGCAGAGTCTGCGAACGCAAGGAAAATGATTGACGCAGGAGTGCCGGTAGCTCTTTCTACCGACTGTAATCCTGGCTCATCACCAACCGTTTCGATGCCGCTCATCATGAATCTTGGCTGCCTGAAAATGGGGATGACACCGGCGGAAGTTCTTACAGCCGCTACGATCAATGCTGCTCATGCGATTAACAGAGGAAAAGAAATCGGCAGCATCGAGAAAGACAAGAAAGCGGACATTGTCATTTTTGATGTACCGAACTATATGGTTCTTCAATACCGTTACGGCATCAACCATGTACACACTGTTATAAAAAGCGGTGAAGTGGTTGTTGATGGAGGGAGATTAGTTTGCGCCAATACCCGTATCCACAGCTAA
- a CDS encoding agmatinase family protein produces the protein MRQYPYPQLKSPAFTWDRSTKTDEPKVNEWIQTLDATDNEKINWSNFDVAILGVPLSRSSISASAASETPDALRRTWKYFTTYNLDYDEDLSELNVVDLGDVRQHVTNIEICHTNIKEAMISMRTNHPKVMPVVMGGDHSITAMLVKGWKEVHSNERIGILQLDTHFDLRDLSDNGPSNGTPIRNLIESGVIKGEDVYNIGLHGFFNTRSLKAYADKKGVNYITMREARKKGIEITITEALEQLSEKVDTIYFTIDMDVLDMSYSPGVPASTPGGMRNDELFDAVYLAGRCPKVKAMDIVCLDPYKDNGEITVKTAVHAMLSFLTGLKLRKS, from the coding sequence TTGCGCCAATACCCGTATCCACAGCTAAAATCGCCCGCCTTTACATGGGACAGAAGTACAAAAACCGATGAACCGAAAGTAAACGAATGGATTCAAACGCTCGATGCAACTGATAATGAGAAAATCAATTGGTCCAACTTTGATGTTGCTATCCTTGGCGTTCCGTTGTCACGTTCATCGATTTCGGCTTCAGCAGCAAGTGAAACCCCGGATGCATTACGACGGACGTGGAAATATTTTACGACTTATAACCTGGATTATGATGAAGATCTTTCTGAGCTTAATGTTGTTGATCTTGGCGACGTTCGCCAGCATGTAACGAACATCGAAATTTGTCACACGAATATAAAAGAAGCAATGATCAGCATGCGCACCAATCACCCTAAAGTCATGCCTGTTGTCATGGGCGGCGATCACTCCATAACTGCAATGCTCGTGAAGGGCTGGAAAGAGGTACATTCTAACGAGCGAATCGGAATCTTGCAGCTTGACACGCATTTTGATTTACGAGATTTGTCCGATAACGGACCAAGTAACGGCACTCCGATCCGAAATTTGATCGAAAGCGGTGTGATCAAAGGTGAAGATGTGTACAATATCGGTCTTCACGGTTTTTTTAACACCCGGTCGTTAAAAGCATACGCGGACAAAAAAGGTGTGAACTATATTACGATGAGGGAAGCGCGGAAAAAAGGGATAGAAATTACAATAACCGAAGCATTAGAACAGCTTAGCGAAAAAGTTGATACAATTTATTTCACTATCGATATGGATGTTCTTGATATGAGTTACAGTCCTGGTGTTCCAGCTTCAACTCCCGGCGGTATGAGAAATGACGAACTGTTTGATGCTGTTTACCTCGCTGGAAGGTGCCCGAAGGTGAAAGCGATGGACATCGTTTGTCTCGATCCTTACAAAGACAACGGAGAGATTACTGTCAAAACAGCTGTCCATGCGATGCTTTCCTTCTTGACGGGATTAAAGCTTAGAAAAAGTTAA
- a CDS encoding class I SAM-dependent methyltransferase, whose translation MLNNNIDSDNWNAHLYDSKHSFVSKFGEDLIELLAPKKGEYILDLGCGTGDLAYKLNKLGVNVIGIDKSENMVDQAKKKYPHIKFEVQDALNLDYHCEFDAVFSNATLHWVKPPKQALICIYKALKQDGRFVAEFGGKGNVKIITDEILNQFEKLGIEFKAELFPWYFPSIGEYSTLMEEVGFRVIFAQHFDRLTPLDGDHGIRNWIQMFGNSMFEGLTEETKDFIITKVENNLKGVLFQNGGWFADYKRIRVIGIKE comes from the coding sequence ATGCTAAATAATAATATTGATAGCGATAATTGGAATGCTCATTTGTACGATAGTAAACATTCATTTGTGTCAAAATTTGGAGAAGATTTAATTGAGTTGTTAGCACCGAAGAAAGGTGAGTATATCCTTGACCTTGGTTGTGGAACAGGAGATTTAGCTTATAAACTTAACAAACTTGGAGTAAATGTTATTGGTATTGATAAATCAGAAAATATGGTAGATCAAGCCAAAAAGAAATACCCACATATAAAATTTGAAGTACAAGATGCTTTAAATCTTGATTATCATTGTGAATTTGATGCTGTTTTCTCGAACGCCACACTTCACTGGGTAAAACCTCCAAAGCAGGCTTTAATTTGCATTTATAAAGCTTTAAAACAAGATGGCAGATTTGTTGCAGAATTTGGCGGTAAAGGGAATGTTAAAATAATAACTGATGAAATCCTTAACCAATTCGAAAAATTAGGAATTGAATTTAAAGCAGAGCTATTTCCTTGGTATTTTCCAAGTATAGGCGAATATTCAACGTTAATGGAGGAAGTGGGCTTTAGAGTTATTTTTGCTCAACATTTTGATAGACTTACGCCATTAGATGGAGATCATGGAATTAGAAATTGGATTCAAATGTTCGGTAATAGTATGTTCGAAGGGCTAACCGAGGAAACAAAGGATTTCATAATAACTAAAGTGGAAAACAACTTGAAAGGAGTCTTATTTCAAAACGGCGGATGGTTCGCAGATTATAAACGAATACGTGTAATTGGAATAAAAGAATAA